Proteins encoded together in one Salmo trutta chromosome 3, fSalTru1.1, whole genome shotgun sequence window:
- the LOC115184171 gene encoding NXPE family member 3 isoform X1, which translates to MDTMWRSLSKYICIFFLLALSGLFFLFSNINILEQKLNCQAVSMFYQHQSNIHSAFLPESPSPLDRNQSYCSQEPSPEEALEERDLLESIAWPQPQPHSVNVSLNQTSDPAHSLFVILPAEGRREWHVGDQLEALVHMHDFQGHPKSYGGDFLLARLHSSKLGAGVAGQVLDHRNGTYSAIFPLLWQGSAQVEVTLVHPSEAVHVLRRIREERPDRIPFQSLFRSGKLSQTTVCNLCLPTNQKPLCNYTDPHTGEPWYCYKPKLLSCDTRINHARGPYVNHLLVNKEALLFQSGVNIKVPIHPSGSDSVIVLPEKKDKADVERSSMKTGSTRITPSGYYFQGSWRALGGGVMRQFNVSSATQCLKGKVVYMYGDSTVRQWFEYLNILVPDLKEFNLYSPKNVGPFMAVDSAHNILLKYRCHGPPIRFNTVIASEMRYVANELDGLTGGSNTVVFISIWSHFSTFPLQVYIRRLRHIRRAVLRLLDRASGTLVVLRSANLQALDPKVSLYNSDWFSVQLDGVLRAMFKGLDVLLIDAWEMTLAHHLPHALHPPPIIIKNMIDIILSHVCPESS; encoded by the exons ATGGACACCATGTGGAGGAGCCTGTCCAAATATATATGTATCTTCTTCCTGCTGGCACTGTCAGGCCTCTTCTTCCTGTTCAGCAACATTAACATTCTGGAG CAGAAGCTCAACTGCCAAGCAGTGTCAATGTTCTACCAGCACCAAAGCAACATCCACTCAGCTTTCCTCCCAGAGAGCCCATCTCCTTTGGACCGCAACCAGAGCTACTGTAGCCAGGAGCCCTCACCGGAGGAAGCTCTGGAGGAGCGTGACCTCCTGGAGTCCATCGCCTGGCCACAGCCTCAGCCCCATTCTGtgaatgtgtccctgaaccaGACCAGTGACCCAGCACACAGCCTTTTTGTGATCCTGCCAGCAGAGGGCAGGAGAGAGTGGCACGTAGGGGACCAGTTGGAGGCTCTGGTCCATATGCATGACTTCCAGGGGCATCCCAAAAGCTATGGTGGAGACTTCTTGCTGGCCCGGCTGCACTCCTCCAAGTTGGGGGCAGGTGTTGCAGGACAGGTGCTGGACCATAGGAATGGGACCTACTCTGCCATTTTCCCGTTACTATGGCAGGGGTCTGCACAGGTGGAGGTGACACTGGTCCATCCTAGTGAGGCAGTTCATGTTCTACGACGGATACGAGAGGAACGGCCCGACCGGATTCCCTTTCAGAGTCTGTTCCGCTCTGGAAAACTGTCCCAGACAACTGTATGTAACCTGTGTCTGCCGACAAACCAGAAGCCGCTGTGCAATTACACAGACCCCCACACAGGGGAGCCCTGGTACTGCTACAAGCCCAAGCTTCTGAGCTGTGACACACGGATCAACCACGCCAGGGGACCCTATGTGAACCATCTGCTCGTGAACAAGGAGGCATTGCTGTTTCAGAG CGGTGTAAATATCAAAGTTCCCATTCATCCTTCAGGGTCTGACAGTGTCATTGTGCTGCCTGAGAAAAAAG ACAAAGCAGACGTGGAGAGAAGCAGCATGAAGACAGGGTCTACCAGGATCACTCCTTCCGGGTATTACTTCCAAGGGTCATGGCGAGCACTGGGTGGTGGTGTGATGCGCCAGTTTAACGTCTCATCTGCCACTCAGTGTCTGAAGGGCAAGGTGGTGTACATGTACGGAGACTCTACTGTCAGACAGTGGTTCGAGTACCTCAACATCTTAGTACCAG ATCTGAAGGAGTTTAACCTTTACAGTCCTAAGAATGTGGGGCCCTTCATGGCTGTGGACAGTGCCCACAACATCCTGCTGAAATACCGTTGTCACGGTCCTCCAATCCGCTTCAACACTGTCATCGCCAGTGAGATGCGTTATGTAGCTAATGAGCTGGATGGCCTAACTGGTGGGTCAAATACTGTGGTGTTCATCAGCATATGGTCCCATTTCAGCACCTTCCCTTTGCAGGTCTACATTCGCCGACTACGCCACATTCGGCGGGCGGTGTTGCGGCTTCTGGACCGGGCTTCGGGGACCCTGGTGGTGTTGCGCTCGGCCAACCTCCAGGCCCTGGACCCGAAAGTGAGCCTGTACAATAGTGACTGGTTCTCAGTGCAGCTGGACGGGGTGCTCAGGGCTATGTTCAAGGGTCTGGATGTTTTACTGATAGACGCCTGGGAGATGACCCTTGCCCACCACCTCCCCCATGCCCTCCACCCACCTCCTATCATCATCAAGAACATGATAGACATTATCCTCTCTCATGTCTGCCCAGAGTCAAGCTAG
- the LOC115184171 gene encoding NXPE family member 3 isoform X2, whose amino-acid sequence MDTMWRSLSKYICIFFLLALSGLFFLFSNINILEKLNCQAVSMFYQHQSNIHSAFLPESPSPLDRNQSYCSQEPSPEEALEERDLLESIAWPQPQPHSVNVSLNQTSDPAHSLFVILPAEGRREWHVGDQLEALVHMHDFQGHPKSYGGDFLLARLHSSKLGAGVAGQVLDHRNGTYSAIFPLLWQGSAQVEVTLVHPSEAVHVLRRIREERPDRIPFQSLFRSGKLSQTTVCNLCLPTNQKPLCNYTDPHTGEPWYCYKPKLLSCDTRINHARGPYVNHLLVNKEALLFQSGVNIKVPIHPSGSDSVIVLPEKKDKADVERSSMKTGSTRITPSGYYFQGSWRALGGGVMRQFNVSSATQCLKGKVVYMYGDSTVRQWFEYLNILVPDLKEFNLYSPKNVGPFMAVDSAHNILLKYRCHGPPIRFNTVIASEMRYVANELDGLTGGSNTVVFISIWSHFSTFPLQVYIRRLRHIRRAVLRLLDRASGTLVVLRSANLQALDPKVSLYNSDWFSVQLDGVLRAMFKGLDVLLIDAWEMTLAHHLPHALHPPPIIIKNMIDIILSHVCPESS is encoded by the exons ATGGACACCATGTGGAGGAGCCTGTCCAAATATATATGTATCTTCTTCCTGCTGGCACTGTCAGGCCTCTTCTTCCTGTTCAGCAACATTAACATTCTGGAG AAGCTCAACTGCCAAGCAGTGTCAATGTTCTACCAGCACCAAAGCAACATCCACTCAGCTTTCCTCCCAGAGAGCCCATCTCCTTTGGACCGCAACCAGAGCTACTGTAGCCAGGAGCCCTCACCGGAGGAAGCTCTGGAGGAGCGTGACCTCCTGGAGTCCATCGCCTGGCCACAGCCTCAGCCCCATTCTGtgaatgtgtccctgaaccaGACCAGTGACCCAGCACACAGCCTTTTTGTGATCCTGCCAGCAGAGGGCAGGAGAGAGTGGCACGTAGGGGACCAGTTGGAGGCTCTGGTCCATATGCATGACTTCCAGGGGCATCCCAAAAGCTATGGTGGAGACTTCTTGCTGGCCCGGCTGCACTCCTCCAAGTTGGGGGCAGGTGTTGCAGGACAGGTGCTGGACCATAGGAATGGGACCTACTCTGCCATTTTCCCGTTACTATGGCAGGGGTCTGCACAGGTGGAGGTGACACTGGTCCATCCTAGTGAGGCAGTTCATGTTCTACGACGGATACGAGAGGAACGGCCCGACCGGATTCCCTTTCAGAGTCTGTTCCGCTCTGGAAAACTGTCCCAGACAACTGTATGTAACCTGTGTCTGCCGACAAACCAGAAGCCGCTGTGCAATTACACAGACCCCCACACAGGGGAGCCCTGGTACTGCTACAAGCCCAAGCTTCTGAGCTGTGACACACGGATCAACCACGCCAGGGGACCCTATGTGAACCATCTGCTCGTGAACAAGGAGGCATTGCTGTTTCAGAG CGGTGTAAATATCAAAGTTCCCATTCATCCTTCAGGGTCTGACAGTGTCATTGTGCTGCCTGAGAAAAAAG ACAAAGCAGACGTGGAGAGAAGCAGCATGAAGACAGGGTCTACCAGGATCACTCCTTCCGGGTATTACTTCCAAGGGTCATGGCGAGCACTGGGTGGTGGTGTGATGCGCCAGTTTAACGTCTCATCTGCCACTCAGTGTCTGAAGGGCAAGGTGGTGTACATGTACGGAGACTCTACTGTCAGACAGTGGTTCGAGTACCTCAACATCTTAGTACCAG ATCTGAAGGAGTTTAACCTTTACAGTCCTAAGAATGTGGGGCCCTTCATGGCTGTGGACAGTGCCCACAACATCCTGCTGAAATACCGTTGTCACGGTCCTCCAATCCGCTTCAACACTGTCATCGCCAGTGAGATGCGTTATGTAGCTAATGAGCTGGATGGCCTAACTGGTGGGTCAAATACTGTGGTGTTCATCAGCATATGGTCCCATTTCAGCACCTTCCCTTTGCAGGTCTACATTCGCCGACTACGCCACATTCGGCGGGCGGTGTTGCGGCTTCTGGACCGGGCTTCGGGGACCCTGGTGGTGTTGCGCTCGGCCAACCTCCAGGCCCTGGACCCGAAAGTGAGCCTGTACAATAGTGACTGGTTCTCAGTGCAGCTGGACGGGGTGCTCAGGGCTATGTTCAAGGGTCTGGATGTTTTACTGATAGACGCCTGGGAGATGACCCTTGCCCACCACCTCCCCCATGCCCTCCACCCACCTCCTATCATCATCAAGAACATGATAGACATTATCCTCTCTCATGTCTGCCCAGAGTCAAGCTAG